ACAAGTTCATCACGTGAGGAGAGAgcgtacccactgggcacaaactggttgaatcaacgttgtttccacgtcatttcaattaaatgacattgaaccaacgtggaatagatgttgaattgacaatTGTTGCAGACTAGTTTAGGGCCTGTGATAGTGGAATACTAACATACCTATGTCCAATGTACTAATGGCAGTTCaagtacttgattgatgaataatacaaatacaaatgttttcgtcacatgcgctgaatacaaccggtgtagactttactgtgaaatgcttacttacgagccctttcccaacgatgcaataatattaataatggtaacacaaggaataaaatacacaagaaggaagctatatacagacagtagcagtaccatatcaatgtgtgggggtacgaggtaattgaggtcgaTATGTACCTAATAGGCAGGGGTTAAGTGACTAGGGTACAGGATTAataatagtagcagcagtagtagcagtaaaaATAATTCTTCATAAACTATAATCTGTCTAACCATCTCTCTGTTGTGTCAGTCTGTTTGTAGAGAAACTCCCCAGCCATCGAGACTACCGGGAGTGCAGCGTGCCAGAGAAGCAGGTGATAATGAAGGTAAACCCTGGGCCTGCTGTGTTGGGGGGACCCCCGTGGTGCTAAACCCTTGGTCTGCTGTGTTGGGGGGACCCCGTGGTGCTAAACACTTGGTCTGCTGTGTTGGGGGGACCCCGTGGTGCTAAACCCTGGGTCTGCTGTGTTGGGGGGACCCCCGTGGTGCTAAACCCTTGGTCTGCTGTGTTGGGGGGACCCCCGTGGTGCTAAACCCTTGGTCTGCTGTGTTGGGGGGACCCTGTGGTGCTAAACCCTTGGTCTGCTGTGTTGGGGGGACCCCTGTGGTGCTAAACCCTGGGCCTGCTGTGTTGGGGTCCCCCGTGGTGCTAAACCCTTGGCCTGCTGTGTTGGGGGGACCCCGTGGTGCTAAACCCTTGGTCTGCTGTGTTGGGGGGACCCCGTGGTGCTAAACCCTTGGCCTGCTGTGTTGGGGGACCCCCGTGGTGCTAAACCCTTGGCCTGCTGTGTTGGGGGGACCCCGTGGTGCTAAACCCTTGGCCTGCTGTGTTGGGGGGACCCCCGTGGTGCTAAACCCTTGGTCTGCTGTGTTGGGGGGACCCCCGTGGTGCTAAACCCTTGGTCTGCTGTGTTGGGGGGACCCCGTGGTGCTAAACCCTGGGCCTGCTGTGTTGGGGGGACCCCCGTGGTGCTAAACCCTTGGTCTGCTGTGTTGGGGGGACCCCCGTGGTGCTAAACCCTTGGTCTGCTGTGTTGGGGGGACCCCCGTGGTGCTAAACCCTTGGTCTGCTGTGTTGGGGGGACCCCCGTGGTGCTAAACCCTTGGTCTGCTGTGTTGGGGGGACCCCCGTGGTGCTAAACCCTTGGTCTGCTGTGTTGGGGGGACCCCCGTGGTGCTAAACCCTTGGTCTGCTGTGTTGGGGGGACCCCCGTGGTGCTAAACCCTGGGCCTGCTGTGTTGGGGGGACCCCCGTGGTGCTAAACCCTTGGTCTGCTGTGTTGGGGGGACCCCGTGGTGCTAAACCCTTGGTCTGCTGTGTTGGGGGCCCCCGTGGTGCTAAACCCTGGGCCTGCTGTGTTGGGGGGACCCCGTGGTGCTAAACCCTTGGTCTGCTGTGTTGGGGGGACCCCGTGGTGCTAAACCCTTGGCCTGCTGTGTTGGGGGGTCCCCCGTGGTGCTAAACGCTTGGTCTGCTGTGTTGGGGGGACCCTGTGGTGCTAAACCCTTGGCCTGCTGTGTTGGGGGGTCCCCCGTGGTGCTAAACGCTTGGTCTGCTGTGTTGGGGGTCCCCCGTGGTGCTAAACGCTTGGTCTGCTGTGTTGGGGGGACCCCGTGGTGCTAAACGCTTGGCCTGCTGTGTTGGGGGGTCCCCCGTGGTGCTCAGACCTGCAGAGAGCTCATTAACCTagctggagggatggagagaggggtagagggatggagagagggagggatggggtggagggatggagagaggggtggtagggatggagagagagagggatggagagaggggtgaagggatggagagagggagggatggagagaggggtgaagggatgaagggatggagagagggccCTGTCTGCCTGAGTGATAGGCTACTTAGTGGTCTGCTTTGATTTAAGTGAGGTATGTTTATGGTAAGCGAAGCAAGGTCAGCTCAGGGACAGCACCAGTCTAGAAAAGGCGATAGATGACCTTCTGGTGACTAACAGTAGAAACGACACTATAATCTATTAAGAGCTTTGAAATGGTAGGTTAATGGCTTGTCATTTTTCTTTTCTCAAAGTAGTGATTCAGCCCACTTGGACTGACCGTTTAAGCTGCAAATTCCCACTGCTAATGGAAGAAAGTGTTTCCCTGCCTGCACTCACAGATTACCTTGTCCCGTTTATCTGTTGGATGTTATTCTCAGAAATTGCAAGATGTCGCATTTCCGCGCAAAGATCAATTGAGGAAGCTCCTCCATGAGAAGTTCAACAAGGAACATGCAGCATATCTAATGAGTCAGGTAAGGTTTAGCACCCAAACCTTTCATTACATTCAAACAGATTATTTTGGAAGCTGGCTGGATACCCTGTTCGTGCTAGTGTGCAACACCTGTTCATATTATTTGGATCCCTTTTTGACGAATGGGAATACTTCATTGCAGCAAGTTTATAGTTGTATTGATGAGAAGTGGTTTGGAGAAAGATCACCTATATCAACAAATGGTACGAACATTGAAATGtcacagattgtgtgtgtgtgtgtgcgtgcgcacagAGCCAGGCTGTGGTGGTGGATGGCTGTGGCCAGCAGCTGCAGAGGACGTCTCTGGTAGAGCAGGAGAGACTGAGGGTGGCTCAGCTGCGCAGGATGCAGATGGAGGCGGAGCAGTTCCGCTACTTCGAGGACCAACTGCGCAGACAGGAGCTGGCCAATCGCAGAGACGAGGCGGTCGCCAAAGTGCCTGAACAAACGGACGGGTCCTGCCTGTCCCACTCCTCCAAGAACCATGTTCGTCTCGACCCAAACCGCAATCAACCTTCTCTCCCCAGCAGCAAGCCAGCAGCTACACTGGCTGGCATACATAGTGAGTGTCCTGCTTCCATTACGATTGAACATCTAGGCTCTATATTTTAGATTGAATGATTGTTACTCAAACAATCCATTAGTTAGGTAATATGGGGAAGTCAACAATGAGTTACATTAATAGTTACTGTGTATATTTTAGCTGGCTAGTATAATAACTGTTGATGTATTTGTAGTCTGTATATGTGCTGCATGAGTCACATGGTTGGACATCCTGTTATTGTAgttcaacagtgtgtgtgtgtgtgtgtgtgtgtgtgtgtgtgtgtgtgtgtgtgtgtgtgtgtgtgtgtgtgtgtgtgtccgcgcgTCTGTACAGCTCAACTGGTTGAGGGCCTGAGGCGGGTCGTCATTCCGAGAGACCTGACCTACAAGTTCTTGCTGCTAGCCGACAGCAACACAGCCAGGGGCATAGAGACATGTGGGGTCCTCTGTGGAAAACTGGTAAGACATGCTCTTCCATCAAATATACTGTACGCAAACATTTATCTCTAAACTGCCAGTTTATTGGGGAAAGTCAAACATCCCAGAACACTATGTCTAACCGTACAACAGGAGTCACCATTTGTAATCATGTCATCTGCAAACGATAGTTCTGTGAacgaggaggagggaggttgcCAATGTAAGGTGTTCAAAGTTCAAGAATAGTATTTGAAGTTGCTTGTACTCCCTACATTATTTGCTATCTTATGATGTAAGTGCCTGCTCCAGATTGCTGTGTGTAGGTGGGTGTGCCAAATCCTGCACAATAGCAATAACAGTACTTCAGTGTCACCAGACTTATGAACCATTATTAGCAACTGTTGTGCATTTGTAATGAATTAGCTCATAAGCTGTTATAAATGCACTTCTAATGCCGTCTGAGGGTATTCATGGGAAGTGTTACCTTTTGTCTCTTCCAGACTCAAAATGAGTTTCTGCTGACCCATGTGGTGGTTCCCAAGCAGTCAGCTGGCCCAGACTACTGTGATATGGAGAATGTAGAGGAGCTCTTCAGTTTCCAGGACCACCACAGTCTGCTGACTCTGGGCTGGATCCATGTGAGTgtacatcacccccccccccccccccatcttatATTTATAGAGCCCTTTTTACAACAGCAGTTGTCATAAAGTGCctatatagaaacccagccttaaaccccagagagaaagcaatgcagatgtagaggcatgttggctaggaaaaactccttagaaaggcaggaacctaggaagaaacctagagaggaaccaggctctgaggggtggccagtcctcttctggctgtgctggggaGAGATTAGCATTATTTGCATAATATCACCATAGAAACCAGGCCCTCTGGATCAGATGTCACAGTTATTCATAGCCCTACCAGTCACCTTCAGAGAATGCATTGTAGATTCTGTACCCCTTCAATATTAACCTTGGATTTATGGTTTACAATCCTACACAGTgaaatgtacagatgtaggattttaatttgagccagtttgctacagcaggaaaattatCCTGCAGCAACCGGAAATATGCATAATtacgtggattataattaatgaaaaTGGTTGCATTTAGCATTTTTTGTTATGGCAAATCAAgtgtaaattacaaactttagaagccttttaaaaactcaaatacactacaagtttacatttcctgctgtgcagtaacaaaagagtgatcaaattaagaccctGTAGTTCCACTGATTTTTGGGGAATAAACCTATTCTGTAAATATCAAATGTAATTCACCTAACAGAAAATGAGCTTTTTGACGCAGTTCCATTATCTCTTCTGCTGgttgctctcttctcctctgccctTAGACCCACCCCACCCAGACGGCCTTCCTGTCCAGTGTAGACCTGCATACACACGGCTCCTACCAGCTCATGCTGCCTGAAGCCATCGCCATCGTCTGCTCGCCCAAACACAACGAGTGAGTCTCTGTCCGCTAGAATGAGTAGGCCTGCTGATGCTAACGCTAAAGAAAACCAATCCACTAAGACATGCAATGTGGACGGTATTCAAATAGTTTATTCAGTAACGAGCAATGTTCCAGGGAGTTAGAAATGCGTGATGTAGAACCGACATGATGATTCTCTGTGACGTGGAACAATGAGTCGTGTCAGTTCTATACTCAACGTCTCTATCTGGTTCTCTAAATGTTCCAACCCACTGAACGAGCCTCGGGTGTAAGCTCAGCTCTCAGATGACTAACCTATGTTGGCT
This genomic stretch from Salvelinus namaycush isolate Seneca chromosome 4, SaNama_1.0, whole genome shotgun sequence harbors:
- the stambpl1 gene encoding AMSH-like protease, which translates into the protein MEQGFSFSTLKKLAAEPDHTDVSLTAAERVLALSKMGCSVEINEEITPRRYFRSGVEMERMAAVYLEEGSLENAYVLYNKFITLFVEKLPSHRDYRECSVPEKQVIMKKLQDVAFPRKDQLRKLLHEKFNKEHAAYLMSQSQAVVVDGCGQQLQRTSLVEQERLRVAQLRRMQMEAEQFRYFEDQLRRQELANRRDEAVAKVPEQTDGSCLSHSSKNHVRLDPNRNQPSLPSSKPAATLAGIHTQLVEGLRRVVIPRDLTYKFLLLADSNTARGIETCGVLCGKLTQNEFLLTHVVVPKQSAGPDYCDMENVEELFSFQDHHSLLTLGWIHTHPTQTAFLSSVDLHTHGSYQLMLPEAIAIVCSPKHNDTGVFRLTSSGMGEVARCRLKGFHPHSKDPPLFSICRHVVIKDLKTTVLDLR